From a region of the Triticum aestivum cultivar Chinese Spring chromosome 7D, IWGSC CS RefSeq v2.1, whole genome shotgun sequence genome:
- the LOC123168802 gene encoding peroxidase P7 yields MAAFATRSAAFLGLAVVLCFLAGAASAQQLSPNFYSRSCPNLASIVRSGMTAALQTERRMGASILRLFFHDCFVNGCDGSILLDDTSTFTGEKNAGPNANSARGFEVIDAIKTRVEAACRATVSCADILALAARDGVNLLGGPTWSVPLGRKDSRTASQSAANANLPGPGSSLATLIAMFGNKNLSPRDMTALSGAHTIGRSQCQFFRNRIYNERNINASFAALRQRTCPRSGGDGNLAPFDVQTADGFDNAYYQNLVGQRGLLHSDQELFNGGSQDALVRQYSSSPSQFSADFVTAMLKMGGLLPSSGTQTEVRLNCRRPN; encoded by the exons ATGGCCGCCTTCGCCACCAGGTCCGCggccttccttggcctcgccgtcgtgcTCTGTTTCCTCGCCGGCGCGGCGAGCGCGCAGCAGCTCTCTCCCAACTTCTACTCGAGGTCTTGCCCCAACCTGGCGTCCATCGTGCGGTCGGGGATGACCGCCGCATTGCAGACGGAGAGGCGGATGGGCGCGTCcatcctccgcctcttcttccacgactgcttcgtcaaT GGGTGTGACGGCTCGATTCTGCTTGACGACACCTCGACGTTCACCGGCGAGAAGAACGCCGGGCCGAACGCCAACTCGGCGCGTGGGTTCGAGGTGATCGACGCCATCAAGACCCGGGTCGAAGCCGCGTGCAGGGCcaccgtctcctgcgccgacatcctCGCGCTCGCCGCCCGTGACGGTGTCAACCTG CTCGGAGGTCCCACGTGGAGCGTGCCGCTGGGGCGCAAGGACTCGCGCACGGCGAGCCAGAGCGCGGCCAACGCGAACCTCCCGGGGCCCGGCTCCAGCCTCGCCACGCTCATCGCCATGTTCGGCAACAAGAACCTGTCGCCGCGGGACATGACGGCGCTCTCCGGCGCGCACACCATCGGGCGCTCGCAGTGCCAGTTCTTCCGCAACCGCATCTACAACGAGCGCAACATCAACGCCAGCTTCGCGGCGCTGCGGCAGCGGACGTGCCCGCGGTcgggcggcgacggcaacctcgcGCCCTTCGACGTGCAGACCGCCGACGGGTTCGACAACGCCTACTACCAGAACCTGGTCGGGCAGCGCGGCCTCCTGCACTCGGACCAGGAGCTCTTCAACGGCGGGTCGCAGGACGCGCTGGTGCGGCAGTACAGCAGCAGCCCCAGCCAGTTCTCCGCCGACTTCGTCACGGCCATGCTGAAGATGGGCGGCCTGCTGCCGTCGTCCGGGACGCAGACGGAGGTCAGGTTGAACTGCAGGAGACCCAACTAA